From the genome of Triticum aestivum cultivar Chinese Spring chromosome 3B, IWGSC CS RefSeq v2.1, whole genome shotgun sequence, one region includes:
- the LOC123070348 gene encoding putative pentatricopeptide repeat-containing protein At5g40405: MAARLRDSATLLPSLVGASSSQSRLREIHAHLLVSGRLASPSHRADFVASLASSDHLSYARLLLPQRPATLLAHNGLLRALARGPCPRLAFAAFRELPLAPDHYSFTFLVRAATSLAAAASSATPVPTDVAVCLLAGSVHAAAFRHGHAADLHVQSGAVSMYAAVGDVGAVRAAFAEIVSPDVVCVTAMLGALSAGGDVDTARELFDRMPQRDHVAWNAMLTGYVRVGKAREALGLFDEMQKAGISVGEATLVSVLTACAQMGALERGIWVHSYVCSRGMRVSVTLGTALVDMYSKCGVVTMAMEVFESMSERNIYTWTSALSGLAMNGMGEECLELFKRMESAGMEPNGVTFVAVLRGCSVAGLVEEGRACFDSMKDKHKVEPWLEHYGCMVDLYGRAGRLDDAVNFINSMPVEPHEGVWGALLNASRIHNNVDLGKHAMYKLMKIESKNDAAHVLLSNIYAESHNWKGVSKVRNMMKSKGVKKVPGCSAIEVDGKVHEFFVGSKSHPRYKDIETMLAGMSHKLRLQGYAANTKEVLFDIEEEEKESAISLHSEKLALAFGLITLPEGTVIRIVKNLRVCKDCHDYTKMISKVFDREIVMRDRNRFHHFKHGACSCRDYW; the protein is encoded by the coding sequence ATGGCGGCACGACTCCGCGACTCCGCCACGCTGCTCCCGTCCCTCGTCGGGGCCTCCTCCTCCCAGTCCCGCCTCCGCGAGATCCACGCGCACCTCCTCGTCTCGGGCCGCCTCGCCTCTCCCTCCCACCGCGCCGACTTcgtcgcctccctcgcctcctccGACCACCTCTCCTACGCGCGCCTCCTCCTGCCCCAGCGCCCGGCCACGCTACTCGCCCACAACGGCCTCCTCCGCGCCCTCGCCCGCGGACCATGCCCCCGCCTCGCCTTTGCGGCCTTCCGCGAGCTCCCCCTCGCGCCCGACCACTACTCGTTCACCTTCCTCGTCCGCGCCGcgacctccctggccgccgccgcctcctcggcgACGCCCGTGCCCACCGATGTTGCCGTGTGCCTGCTCGCTGGCTCCGTGCACGCGGCGGCGTTCCGCCACGGCCATGCAGCGGACCTGCACGTCCAGAGCGGCGCCGTATCCATGTacgcggcggtgggggacgtgggcgCCGTGCGGGCCGCCTTCGCGGAGATCGTGAGCCCGGACGTGGTGTGCGTCACTGCAATGTTGGGCGCTCTCTCAGCCGGAGGCGATGTTGACACTGCGCGCGAGCTGTTTGACAGAATGCCGCAGCGGGACCATGTCGCCTGGAACGCCATGCTCACAGGTTATGTGCGCGTGGGCAAGGCAAGGGAAGCCTTGGGGCTGTTCGACGAAATGCAGAAGGCTGGGATTTCTGTCGGTGAGGCGACGCTGGTGTCAGTGCTCACTGCCTGTGCACAGATGGGTGCACTAGAACGTGGCATCTGGGTGCACTCCTATGTGTGCAGCCGTGGGATGCGGGTGTCGGTCACACTGGGCACTGCTTTGGTGGATATGTATTCCAAGTGTGGGGTTGTCACGATGGCGATGGAGGTGTTCGAGAGCATGAGCGAAAGGAACATCTACACCTGGACCAGCGCGCTGAGTGGCCTCGCGATGAATGGCATGGGGGAGGAGTGTCTTGAGCTGTTCAAGCGTATGGAGAGCGCGGGCATGGAGCCTAATGGTGTCACATTTGTCGCGGTGCTCCGTGGATGCTCTGTGGCTGGGTTGGTAGAAGAGGGACGAGCATGCTTTGATTCGATGAAGGATAAGCACAAAGTTGAGCCTTGGCTTGAGCACTACGGCTGCATGGTTGATTTGTATGGTCGAGCAGGGCGTCTGGATGATGCTGTCAACTTCATCAATTCTATGCCAGTGGAGCCACATGAAGGTGTCTGGGGAGCGCTACTCAACGCTTCTCGGATTCACAACAACGTCGATCTGGGCAAACACGCAATGTACAAGCTCATGAAGATTGAGTCCAAAAATGATGCGGCTCACGTGTTGCTGTCTAATATATACGCGGAGTCGCACAACTGGAAGGGCGTCAGCAAAGTTCGGAACATGATGAAGTCTAAGGGAGTGAAAAAGGTGCCTGGGTGTAGTGCCATTGAGGTTGATGGCAAGGTGCATGAGTTCTTCGTCGGGAGCAAGTCTCACCCCAGATACAAGGATATCGAGACCATGCTTGCAGGTATGAGCCATAAGCTGAGGTTGCAAGGGTACGCCGCAAACACAAAAGAGGTACTGTTCGATATCGAGGAAGAGGAGAAAGAAAGTGCGATCTCCTTGCACAGTGAGAAGCTTGCCCTCGCCTTCGGTCTTATCACGTTGCCAGAAGGCACGGTGATTAGGATCGTGAAGAACTTGAGAGTGTGCAAAGACTGCCATGATTATACCAAGATGATATCTAAGGTCTTCGACAGGGAGATTGTTATGAGAGATAGGAATAGGTTTCACCATTTCAAGCATGGAGCGTGCTCCTGTAGGGATTACTGGTGA